The following are encoded in a window of Prochlorococcus marinus str. MIT 1013 genomic DNA:
- a CDS encoding glycine zipper 2TM domain-containing protein → MNCKSLIFSIVLICTGSTTILADEYQRGYSTSRTCTRNEYREEYIPGTRKDPGYVKKWEETVEVPCPGVDSGINTNEFDNNDCSEGKIAGGILGAGLATAISRGKDRWWAIPAGLVGGSMVGCQIDGG, encoded by the coding sequence ATGAATTGTAAATCTTTAATTTTTTCTATAGTTCTTATTTGCACTGGATCAACAACAATTCTTGCAGATGAGTATCAGCGAGGTTACTCAACAAGTAGAACTTGTACTAGGAACGAATATAGAGAAGAATATATTCCAGGAACAAGAAAAGATCCCGGATATGTCAAGAAGTGGGAGGAAACTGTAGAAGTTCCTTGCCCAGGTGTTGACTCAGGAATTAATACCAATGAATTTGATAACAATGATTGCTCTGAAGGCAAAATTGCAGGAGGTATTTTAGGTGCTGGCTTGGCTACGGCAATATCCAGAGGAAAAGATCGTTGGTGGGCAATTCCAGCCGGTTTAGTAGGAGGCTCAATGGTTGGATGTCAGATTGATGGTGGTTGA